In Granulicella tundricola MP5ACTX9, the following are encoded in one genomic region:
- a CDS encoding recombinase family protein, whose protein sequence is MLQAMPKVVKPNATHHPPKGQTVGYVRVSSFEQNENRQLEGLEVDRVFLDKASGKNIQRPQLEALMKFVREGDTVVCHSMDRLGRNLVDLRKTVGELTSRKIGVRFIKENLTLTGDDSPMATLLLNMMGSFAEFEVAWSRERQREGIELAKRDGVYKGRKRLLTPDRASELTRRLGLGESKAALAREFKLDRTTVYRYIGRAKAQPERAGK, encoded by the coding sequence ATGCTACAGGCAATGCCGAAAGTAGTAAAGCCTAATGCTACACACCACCCGCCGAAGGGACAGACGGTCGGGTACGTCAGGGTGAGCAGCTTCGAACAGAACGAGAACCGCCAGCTCGAAGGGCTGGAGGTGGACCGCGTATTCCTCGATAAAGCTTCGGGCAAGAACATCCAACGCCCCCAACTCGAAGCTCTGATGAAGTTCGTCCGGGAAGGCGACACGGTTGTATGTCACTCGATGGATCGCCTAGGCCGGAATTTGGTAGACCTGCGAAAGACAGTCGGGGAACTGACTTCGCGGAAGATTGGGGTCCGTTTCATCAAAGAAAATCTAACTCTGACCGGCGACGACTCGCCGATGGCTACGTTGCTTCTTAATATGATGGGCTCGTTCGCGGAGTTCGAAGTGGCGTGGAGCCGGGAACGCCAGCGGGAGGGGATTGAGCTGGCAAAGCGGGATGGTGTCTATAAAGGTCGCAAGCGCCTGTTGACGCCGGATCGGGCCTCTGAGTTGACCCGTCGGCTTGGTTTGGGCGAAAGCAAAGCTGCCTTAGCGCGTGAGTTCAAATTGGATCGGACTACGGTCTATCGCTACATCGGACGAGCTAAGGCTCAACCTGAAAGGGCGGGGAAGTGA
- a CDS encoding HEAT repeat domain-containing protein, with product MGASKALLCLCLTSFGLLAQAQVDNVQLQIVRLQDADPVVRTIAVIALGQFKDARAIDPLLASLKDPDSLVRMIAASSLSGFKEPREVPPLIAALSDPNGDVSMAAGFTLGDLQDPRAIPAMISALADHRGGGMSLTRMGHAAVPALIEALHDSNPKVRGGVAEALATLKDSAAVTPLLAAIHDPDAAVRRSVVVALSSFHDSRTADTVMAETKDPDATVREVVVRLLDRMDDPRAFAALLAATHDPVRAVQLSAWGALGQSGDPRAVAPLIDALKSDDAGIRANAIGWLMRFHQPEVVPVLMAEYRSIPDRSTRLRALEGLGIPGDRAVTDFLIAALADGDSGVRMTAAKSLGKTQDVRAVKALSAGLVSPSNNDKQPFYQALAHMGPAAYEWLLEQVHDSRSCPQAVGYLAATHDPRAVTELVALLHTPYSGPDAPGLVGMATRLDMERAAARAHEVTGTCFFAAAKVLAALHDERVIAPLMESLKTPHSGRGQVPDLLRVFGPAVVEPMIALFHDADQETRRLAALTLAFVPEARLDAALKKKRDTALRTALRELNLAVLAGDYRYYVVLGELGSEDSLARALKRFDNTMEAQEMAETFLTCGDVLLEDAGFAWGRERHFHMTPSSYGVVWGRGVEQARGDTQK from the coding sequence ATGGGAGCTTCAAAAGCACTACTCTGCTTATGTCTCACGTCGTTCGGGTTGCTAGCGCAGGCGCAGGTAGATAACGTTCAGCTTCAGATTGTCAGGTTGCAGGATGCCGATCCGGTCGTTCGCACGATTGCCGTAATAGCGCTAGGTCAGTTCAAGGATGCTCGAGCAATCGATCCACTGCTGGCGTCCCTGAAGGATCCTGATTCGCTGGTGCGGATGATTGCGGCTTCTTCACTGAGTGGTTTTAAGGAGCCGAGGGAGGTGCCACCGCTGATAGCAGCCCTGAGCGATCCGAACGGAGATGTGTCCATGGCGGCGGGGTTCACCCTGGGCGACCTGCAAGATCCTCGTGCGATCCCGGCGATGATCAGCGCACTCGCTGATCATCGCGGCGGAGGAATGAGCCTTACACGGATGGGACACGCTGCGGTTCCGGCGTTGATCGAAGCGCTTCACGATAGCAATCCCAAAGTGAGAGGCGGGGTCGCAGAGGCGCTCGCCACGCTCAAGGACTCTGCTGCCGTGACGCCGCTCCTGGCGGCAATTCATGATCCGGATGCCGCGGTAAGGCGCTCTGTGGTGGTCGCTCTCAGCTCATTTCACGATTCGCGGACGGCAGATACTGTCATGGCGGAGACGAAGGATCCGGATGCCACCGTTCGTGAGGTTGTCGTGCGGTTGCTGGATCGCATGGATGATCCGCGGGCATTTGCTGCTCTGCTGGCAGCGACTCACGATCCGGTGCGGGCGGTGCAGCTCAGTGCCTGGGGCGCGCTTGGGCAGTCAGGAGATCCGCGAGCGGTGGCTCCGTTGATCGATGCACTGAAAAGCGATGACGCTGGGATTCGTGCCAATGCCATCGGTTGGCTAATGCGATTTCATCAGCCGGAGGTGGTCCCGGTGTTGATGGCGGAGTACAGGAGCATCCCGGATCGAAGCACGCGGCTGCGAGCGCTCGAGGGGTTGGGAATTCCAGGGGACAGAGCAGTCACAGACTTCTTGATTGCTGCACTTGCAGATGGAGACTCCGGCGTCCGGATGACGGCGGCGAAGTCCCTGGGCAAGACGCAGGATGTGCGTGCGGTAAAGGCGCTGAGTGCAGGCCTTGTGAGCCCGTCCAACAATGACAAGCAACCGTTTTACCAGGCACTGGCGCATATGGGGCCCGCGGCTTATGAATGGCTGCTGGAGCAGGTGCACGACTCGCGGAGCTGCCCCCAGGCAGTCGGCTACCTGGCTGCCACGCATGATCCTCGAGCGGTTACGGAGTTAGTTGCCTTGCTCCATACGCCTTACTCGGGTCCGGATGCGCCGGGACTCGTGGGGATGGCTACCCGTCTGGACATGGAGAGGGCGGCTGCTAGAGCTCATGAGGTGACCGGTACATGCTTCTTTGCGGCGGCAAAGGTTCTGGCAGCTCTTCACGACGAGCGGGTCATCGCGCCTCTGATGGAGTCGCTGAAAACTCCTCATTCCGGGCGGGGGCAAGTTCCAGATCTCCTGAGGGTGTTTGGGCCAGCGGTTGTCGAACCGATGATCGCACTGTTTCATGATGCCGATCAGGAGACCAGGCGACTGGCCGCGCTGACGCTTGCTTTTGTGCCTGAGGCTCGGCTGGATGCTGCGCTGAAGAAGAAACGAGATACTGCGCTGAGGACGGCGTTGAGAGAGCTGAACCTCGCGGTGCTTGCCGGGGACTACCGATATTATGTGGTCCTTGGCGAGCTGGGATCAGAGGATTCGCTGGCCAGGGCGCTGAAGAGATTTGACAATACGATGGAGGCCCAGGAGATGGCGGAGACCTTCCTGACCTGCGGGGATGTGCTGCTAGAAGATGCGGGGTTTGCCTGGGGACGCGAGCGCCACTTTCACATGACGCCGAGTTCGTACGGCGTTGTCTGGGGACGTGGTGTCGAGCAGGCTCGTGGGGACACTCAGAAGTAG
- a CDS encoding WD40 repeat domain-containing protein, which produces MMMKYKSKRMLLAFGALACLAVAVSCYLGLRYAQTAGAIGDIRIHRLPLRGDPYSVTISPDGSTVATLGFVSGAPADAIEIWDVTSGHEVNKVYLPKVSWDKGGQLRVSPLLQFCDQGKYLAAFDRLNKIYIIDTKDYTVHAAIALAEIPVGLHQGGTPRPLREVSGYNAIELSCSAGSAFAALRVWMNGKNVVKVFDFDAGAETADLTESFDGIQGDGVAISPDGSKVAADVWNMQPAGPYDEYDEVAEVVDRASGKLIQRLDFGDRKGLNRYQLSFSGENALVVGLPLCQKVMCDDSVMPYGRTIRVLEPQSKEQIKTFGAEGAEAYRFSGASADGREVFGYTGVEKFCRDCNGVSGELKITNARFTVWDRESGKILVRSPKLRVQQHKCHWLVLGACEDSESVPDLQLSDNGKSVVALWPNFDRPGQDKLVGEIQVFSWR; this is translated from the coding sequence ATGATGATGAAATATAAGTCAAAACGAATGTTGCTGGCCTTCGGTGCGCTGGCGTGTCTCGCAGTGGCCGTGAGTTGTTATCTGGGTCTTAGGTATGCCCAAACAGCGGGGGCCATAGGAGATATAAGAATTCACCGGCTGCCCCTTAGAGGAGACCCCTACTCAGTCACAATTTCTCCAGACGGCAGCACGGTTGCCACGCTAGGTTTCGTAAGTGGCGCCCCAGCGGATGCAATTGAAATCTGGGATGTGACTTCTGGACATGAGGTGAATAAAGTCTATTTACCAAAGGTGTCCTGGGATAAAGGAGGTCAATTGAGGGTGTCGCCGCTGCTGCAATTCTGTGATCAAGGCAAGTACCTTGCGGCATTCGACAGGCTAAACAAGATCTACATCATCGATACAAAAGATTACACCGTCCATGCCGCAATTGCATTGGCTGAAATACCCGTGGGATTACATCAAGGCGGTACTCCTCGACCCTTGCGGGAAGTGAGCGGGTATAACGCGATTGAACTTAGTTGCTCCGCTGGTAGCGCCTTTGCGGCATTGCGAGTCTGGATGAACGGTAAGAACGTCGTTAAAGTATTCGATTTTGATGCCGGTGCTGAAACAGCGGACCTGACTGAGAGCTTCGATGGGATTCAAGGGGACGGAGTGGCGATCTCGCCAGACGGATCGAAGGTAGCGGCGGATGTTTGGAACATGCAGCCAGCAGGTCCATACGACGAGTACGATGAAGTGGCAGAAGTGGTAGATCGCGCTAGTGGAAAGTTGATACAGCGGCTGGATTTCGGGGATCGAAAAGGGTTAAACCGATATCAGCTCTCGTTTAGCGGAGAAAATGCGTTGGTCGTCGGCTTACCGCTATGCCAAAAGGTAATGTGCGACGACAGTGTGATGCCCTATGGGCGCACGATTCGAGTCTTGGAGCCACAGTCCAAGGAACAAATCAAGACGTTTGGTGCGGAAGGGGCGGAGGCATACCGATTTTCGGGCGCGTCGGCCGATGGCCGCGAGGTATTTGGTTATACCGGGGTGGAGAAGTTCTGCAGAGACTGCAATGGCGTTTCGGGTGAGTTGAAGATCACGAACGCGCGATTTACAGTTTGGGACCGCGAGAGCGGAAAGATTCTAGTGCGGTCCCCTAAGTTGCGGGTCCAGCAGCATAAATGTCATTGGCTCGTGCTGGGAGCCTGTGAAGACAGCGAATCAGTACCTGACCTGCAACTGAGCGACAACGGCAAGTCAGTCGTTGCACTCTGGCCGAACTTCGACCGCCCCGGCCAGGACAAGCTCGTGGGAGAGATTCAGGTCTTTTCATGGCGTTGA
- a CDS encoding IS110 family RNA-guided transposase, giving the protein MQIHSVGIDLGKTTFHLVALSAAGKVLLRKKFTQKQLITFTANMQTSLIGMEACSGAHFLGRALRAQGHDVKLIPAQFVKPFVKSNKNDFLDAEAIAEAVDRQNMRFVPIKTDDQLDLQAMHRVRDRLVARRTSVINQLRAFLLERGMVFAKTPIKLRQAMPEILENAESNLTPRMRNLVSLLWSEWKDLQQQIVAMNEEVEQIASSDPACQRLRQIPGIGPLVATAIVAAIGNGAAFHKGREFSAWLGLVPRQHSTGGKARLFGISKRGNRYLRKLLVHGARSAVLIVKRERSPFGPWLDGLEQRAPVKVVITAAANKLARMAWAVLSSGNDYRPATAPMPA; this is encoded by the coding sequence ATGCAGATTCATTCGGTTGGCATAGATCTGGGTAAGACGACCTTTCACCTCGTAGCCCTGAGCGCAGCTGGCAAGGTGCTGTTGCGCAAGAAGTTCACTCAGAAGCAACTGATCACCTTCACCGCGAACATGCAGACCTCCTTGATCGGGATGGAGGCATGTTCAGGAGCGCACTTCCTGGGCCGGGCTTTGCGAGCGCAAGGCCACGACGTGAAGCTGATTCCAGCGCAGTTTGTAAAGCCGTTCGTGAAGTCGAATAAGAACGACTTCCTGGATGCTGAGGCGATCGCTGAAGCCGTCGACCGACAGAACATGCGCTTCGTTCCGATCAAGACCGACGATCAGCTCGACCTGCAAGCCATGCATCGTGTGCGTGACAGGCTTGTCGCTCGCCGGACGTCCGTGATCAACCAGCTGCGAGCCTTTCTGCTGGAGCGCGGCATGGTTTTCGCCAAGACTCCCATCAAGTTGAGACAAGCGATGCCAGAGATACTCGAGAACGCGGAGTCGAACCTGACGCCACGCATGCGCAACCTTGTCAGCCTGCTCTGGAGCGAGTGGAAGGATCTTCAGCAGCAGATCGTTGCGATGAACGAAGAGGTCGAGCAGATCGCTTCTTCCGACCCCGCATGCCAACGGCTGAGACAAATCCCCGGCATCGGCCCCTTGGTCGCAACCGCAATCGTCGCTGCGATCGGCAACGGAGCAGCCTTCCATAAGGGCCGAGAGTTCTCCGCATGGCTTGGACTTGTACCCCGACAGCACTCGACCGGCGGCAAGGCGAGACTCTTCGGCATCAGCAAGCGAGGTAACCGCTACCTGAGAAAGCTGCTCGTCCATGGCGCCCGATCAGCAGTTCTCATCGTCAAGCGAGAGCGTTCCCCGTTTGGGCCTTGGCTTGATGGTCTGGAACAACGAGCACCGGTGAAGGTCGTCATTACAGCCGCAGCCAACAAGCTTGCTCGTATGGCCTGGGCGGTGCTCTCAAGCGGCAATGACTACCGCCCAGCAACGGCTCCGATGCCGGCCTGA
- a CDS encoding tyrosine-type recombinase/integrase, with protein sequence MTQKRKPKTRSTRTILRLPDLDHSKSSVLQSLGSAASKRTYGAAIEDFITWYCSEPRLAFGRTVVLRYRYELESRRLAPATINLGLAAVRRLAYEASDNGLLNPDLAAGIRRVKGVKRLGMRLGNWLTADQGKKLLAVPASNSTRDKRDYAVLALLLGCGLRRAELTSLTLGHQQRDGHWAIVNLFGKCGHIRTVPVPSWVKVALDRWVIAASISEGAIFRRVSRTGTVWGPRISEKLVWWIVRRRAETAGIEKLAPHDLRRTCARLCHAAGGELEQIQFLLGHRSAETTERYLGSRQRLASAVNDKIGLEPDSGGP encoded by the coding sequence ATGACTCAGAAGCGCAAGCCGAAAACCCGTTCGACGAGGACGATCTTACGCCTGCCGGACCTCGACCACTCTAAAAGTTCTGTCCTGCAGAGCCTGGGCTCTGCAGCCTCCAAGCGAACCTATGGCGCTGCGATCGAGGACTTCATCACCTGGTACTGCTCCGAGCCACGGCTTGCCTTTGGACGAACGGTGGTTCTGAGGTATCGGTACGAGCTGGAAAGCCGCCGTCTTGCTCCGGCGACGATCAATCTCGGGCTTGCCGCCGTGCGTCGGCTAGCCTATGAGGCGTCAGACAATGGCCTTCTCAACCCGGATCTCGCCGCCGGCATTCGCCGTGTAAAGGGAGTAAAGCGGCTTGGCATGCGTCTCGGCAACTGGCTCACCGCCGATCAAGGAAAGAAGCTGCTCGCGGTGCCGGCGAGCAATTCCACCAGGGACAAGCGGGATTATGCCGTTCTGGCCCTTCTTCTGGGCTGTGGGCTTCGTAGAGCAGAGCTGACTTCCCTCACCCTGGGTCACCAGCAGCGTGATGGGCATTGGGCGATCGTCAATCTCTTTGGTAAGTGCGGACACATTCGAACGGTGCCTGTTCCGAGCTGGGTCAAGGTAGCACTGGACCGGTGGGTCATCGCCGCTTCCATCAGTGAAGGCGCGATCTTCAGGCGTGTGAGCCGCACCGGAACGGTCTGGGGGCCACGCATTAGCGAAAAGCTTGTCTGGTGGATCGTCAGACGACGAGCGGAGACTGCGGGAATCGAAAAATTGGCTCCTCACGACCTCCGTCGCACCTGTGCCCGGCTGTGCCATGCTGCCGGAGGCGAATTGGAGCAAATCCAGTTTCTGCTCGGTCATCGCTCGGCAGAGACGACGGAACGCTACCTCGGCTCACGCCAGCGCCTCGCCTCTGCGGTCAACGACAAGATCGGCCTGGAGCCAGATTCTGGGGGGCCATAG
- a CDS encoding ATP-dependent nuclease, translated as MEVFLGDVVYLSQLTIRNFRKLERVDVSFQSGLNILVGPNNVGKTAVIDALRALLGGHDEPLPRLSSDDLFRSKTGEVATAIEFGYVFSGLDLDDEADFLPSLIATGPGKSLEAHFHIRYSDPEKSSGRLRVKRWSGALEENSLNSEMTENLRGVYLPPLRDVALGLRPSRSSQLARLIHILADEAGQSGIEKALEKLDTDLKSHPPIIDIQLAITGHHEKMLGAQLAQVLEVGLSASDFQRFSSRLSLMVDSFDVEQNGLGFNNLIFMTVVLSELARNPEITYRGLIVEEPEAHLHPHLQSILLQYLEKVKSLKKSQKSATENLGEKEPPAESVAEEEVGDEIEGAVQVFVTSHSPHFASIAKLSSLVCLVEGDTGTKSFLPRSVVFDKGKREKLERYLDVTRAELFFAKRIIFVEGAAELMLVSVMAQKCGYNLRDYAVSLISVEGLNFDCFLPLFGEDSIRVPVAVITDADPFTMVGEESVPVYPGANDAIEISANAKVLLQSTDQFIGVFHGQKTLEYDLALFESNRTLMLKALKVLHPGIGATLDKEVAAAKGDAAKAKVLFSGMFERSSNNVQKGRFGQVLAQELLDAKNDCAVPPYIKKAIEHVCCGKKA; from the coding sequence ATGGAGGTCTTCCTTGGAGACGTTGTGTACCTCTCTCAATTGACCATTCGGAACTTCCGAAAACTCGAACGGGTCGACGTTTCGTTCCAATCCGGCCTGAATATTCTCGTCGGCCCGAACAACGTGGGTAAGACAGCCGTTATCGACGCGCTTCGCGCTCTCCTAGGCGGACATGACGAACCACTGCCGCGGCTTTCGAGTGACGACCTGTTTCGGTCGAAGACCGGAGAGGTGGCAACAGCTATTGAATTCGGGTATGTCTTCTCCGGTCTCGATCTTGACGATGAGGCCGACTTCTTGCCATCGCTCATTGCGACCGGACCAGGGAAGTCGTTAGAGGCTCACTTCCACATCCGCTACAGCGATCCGGAAAAGTCCTCTGGACGGCTCCGGGTGAAGCGCTGGAGTGGCGCTCTCGAAGAAAACAGTCTAAACAGCGAAATGACGGAAAACCTGCGTGGGGTGTATCTTCCGCCTCTTCGGGACGTAGCGCTTGGATTACGTCCAAGCCGATCCAGCCAGTTGGCCCGGCTGATTCACATCCTTGCCGATGAAGCCGGTCAGTCCGGCATCGAAAAAGCTCTTGAAAAGCTCGATACAGATCTAAAATCTCACCCGCCCATTATCGACATCCAATTGGCGATTACTGGGCATCACGAGAAGATGCTCGGAGCGCAACTCGCACAAGTGTTGGAAGTGGGGCTTAGCGCGAGTGATTTCCAGAGGTTTTCATCACGGCTCTCATTGATGGTCGATTCGTTTGATGTTGAGCAAAACGGCCTTGGATTCAACAATCTTATTTTTATGACGGTTGTACTGAGCGAGCTTGCGCGAAATCCTGAAATAACCTATCGCGGTCTTATTGTGGAAGAACCTGAAGCCCACCTGCATCCGCACTTGCAGAGCATTTTGTTGCAGTATCTCGAGAAGGTTAAGTCTCTGAAGAAAAGCCAGAAGTCGGCGACGGAGAACTTAGGCGAGAAAGAGCCTCCGGCCGAGTCCGTAGCCGAAGAAGAAGTCGGCGATGAGATCGAGGGGGCGGTTCAAGTGTTCGTCACGAGCCATTCGCCACACTTTGCGAGCATCGCAAAACTATCTTCTCTGGTGTGCCTGGTAGAAGGGGACACTGGAACGAAGAGTTTTTTACCTAGGTCCGTTGTCTTCGACAAGGGCAAACGCGAGAAGCTTGAACGATATCTAGATGTGACGCGTGCCGAGCTGTTCTTCGCCAAACGGATCATTTTTGTCGAGGGTGCCGCTGAACTCATGCTCGTAAGTGTTATGGCACAGAAGTGTGGCTACAATCTCCGTGATTATGCGGTCAGCCTGATAAGCGTTGAAGGTCTCAACTTCGATTGCTTCTTGCCTCTGTTCGGGGAAGATAGCATTCGCGTTCCGGTAGCGGTCATCACAGATGCGGATCCTTTCACTATGGTCGGTGAGGAGTCTGTTCCGGTGTATCCCGGAGCGAATGATGCCATTGAGATTTCAGCGAACGCCAAAGTTCTATTGCAGAGTACAGACCAATTCATCGGGGTGTTCCATGGCCAGAAGACGTTGGAGTACGACTTGGCACTCTTTGAAAGCAACCGTACGCTCATGTTGAAGGCATTGAAGGTGCTGCATCCGGGGATCGGCGCAACTTTGGATAAGGAAGTGGCGGCTGCAAAGGGGGACGCCGCAAAAGCCAAGGTGCTGTTCAGTGGGATGTTCGAAAGGAGCAGCAATAATGTGCAGAAGGGAAGATTCGGGCAAGTTTTGGCGCAAGAGCTGCTCGACGCTAAGAACGATTGCGCTGTCCCTCCCTACATCAAAAAAGCTATCGAGCATGTTTGTTGCGGCAAGAAGGCCTAG
- a CDS encoding DEAD/DEAH box helicase — MNEPSLEQKAIILEKLRPLCVIACAGSGKTFTAVRRMDTICSFLPQRRDNVALLSFSNVAVDLFGKTYRDDIVTMKRTRSSQVCIETFDGFLTSKILRPHANRVMKCASLPFLLSGTESFLSNPRYQFRPKGQQFPIKVDTVEAFLHDGRTVFFGRYQKAQVELERALQTVEALGALGAYTHNLGRYWAYRVLREEPRILKALARKFSQIVIDEAQDVGSSHIAIVELLAEAGSQVTLIGDPNQAIYEFCGADGNYLKRYALRKGVLKKELTINRRSVPRIVAVANSLSKRDDSAFRSTPASHNGAYFVRYDKGEESQVIEAFEKAVLAAGLDLSRSAIVCRANERKKRLRNFGSEVGQGVTKQFAAAAMARDSAGDYQQAFRLTARAVVMLLKSPPDHLCSRMLDVSRYPEYRSLRRIVWGFTRQPESGLPSATLKTASEWHPALLVRVKALLQKLNKEYGFSEMPNIGMKLAKKQLPDLPMVQTNQQKIIVDARLRVETVHGVKGESLDAVLYMAERAHLKALLDGTGSETGRIGYVAVTRARDLFWLGILTADATLHQKELVAHSFIEVSA, encoded by the coding sequence ATGAATGAGCCATCTCTTGAGCAGAAAGCGATCATTCTGGAGAAGCTTCGTCCCCTCTGCGTCATTGCCTGCGCAGGGAGCGGTAAGACGTTCACCGCAGTGCGGCGAATGGACACGATCTGTTCTTTTCTTCCGCAGCGACGAGACAACGTAGCTCTATTGTCCTTTTCGAATGTCGCTGTGGACCTGTTTGGGAAAACCTATCGGGATGACATCGTTACGATGAAGCGCACTCGTTCGTCACAAGTCTGTATCGAGACGTTCGATGGATTCCTGACGTCAAAGATTCTGCGACCGCATGCAAACCGCGTGATGAAGTGCGCTAGCTTACCATTTCTCTTGTCTGGCACAGAGAGCTTCCTTTCCAACCCCAGATACCAGTTCAGGCCGAAAGGTCAGCAGTTTCCGATCAAAGTTGATACGGTTGAGGCATTTCTCCATGACGGACGTACGGTATTTTTCGGACGGTATCAAAAGGCGCAGGTGGAACTTGAGCGAGCATTACAGACTGTTGAAGCCCTGGGAGCTCTCGGAGCTTACACGCATAATCTTGGGCGCTATTGGGCCTATCGTGTGCTGCGAGAAGAGCCACGCATTCTGAAGGCATTGGCCAGAAAGTTCTCACAGATCGTCATCGATGAAGCGCAGGACGTTGGGTCGAGTCACATCGCGATTGTTGAACTCCTTGCAGAAGCTGGCTCGCAGGTAACGCTGATCGGCGATCCCAACCAAGCGATCTACGAGTTTTGCGGGGCTGATGGAAACTACCTTAAGCGCTATGCCTTACGCAAAGGTGTGCTCAAGAAAGAACTCACCATCAATCGACGTTCGGTGCCTCGTATCGTTGCCGTGGCGAATTCTCTCTCCAAGCGCGATGACTCAGCCTTTCGGAGCACTCCCGCCTCTCACAATGGGGCATACTTTGTCCGGTACGATAAAGGCGAGGAGTCGCAGGTTATCGAAGCCTTCGAGAAGGCCGTGTTGGCCGCAGGCCTTGACCTATCCCGTTCAGCAATCGTCTGCCGAGCGAACGAAAGAAAGAAACGGCTCCGTAACTTCGGTAGCGAGGTAGGGCAAGGAGTGACGAAGCAATTCGCAGCGGCGGCGATGGCTCGCGATTCTGCGGGGGACTACCAACAAGCATTCCGGCTGACTGCGAGAGCAGTGGTGATGCTGCTCAAGTCTCCGCCCGATCATCTGTGCTCGCGCATGCTTGATGTCTCTCGATATCCGGAGTATCGAAGTTTGCGCAGGATTGTGTGGGGGTTTACCCGTCAACCCGAAAGCGGCTTGCCAAGTGCGACACTAAAAACCGCGTCCGAGTGGCATCCAGCTCTTCTTGTACGAGTGAAGGCGCTACTCCAGAAATTGAACAAGGAGTACGGCTTTTCAGAAATGCCGAACATAGGGATGAAGCTGGCGAAGAAGCAGCTTCCAGACCTCCCGATGGTTCAGACAAATCAACAGAAAATCATCGTCGATGCTCGATTGCGAGTTGAGACGGTACACGGCGTCAAGGGGGAGAGTCTCGACGCAGTCCTGTACATGGCGGAGCGCGCCCATCTGAAGGCGCTGCTCGACGGAACAGGATCAGAGACTGGCCGCATCGGCTATGTCGCAGTTACGCGGGCACGCGATCTCTTTTGGCTTGGTATCTTGACTGCAGACGCAACTCTTCACCAGAAAGAACTTGTAGCTCATTCGTTCATCGAGGTGTCGGCTTAG
- a CDS encoding HNH endonuclease: MKRQDEEYFGGLREAVLERDGYRCRVCDASGRDKWSIIVHHRRPGKSVLKLMLSLCPGCHAKVHRTKAVLSAMPPLLLELWREQHPKGHEQKQLDFSSRKPAAKLIPLFRDEKESSG, encoded by the coding sequence TTGAAGCGGCAGGATGAGGAGTACTTCGGTGGCCTGCGCGAAGCGGTTCTGGAGCGTGACGGCTACCGTTGCCGCGTTTGTGATGCTTCCGGTCGTGACAAGTGGTCCATCATCGTTCACCACCGGAGACCCGGTAAGTCGGTCCTGAAGCTGATGCTTTCGCTGTGCCCTGGCTGCCATGCCAAGGTTCACCGCACAAAAGCAGTGCTTTCGGCCATGCCGCCGCTGCTCTTGGAACTATGGCGTGAGCAGCATCCCAAAGGTCATGAACAGAAGCAACTCGACTTCAGTTCAAGAAAGCCGGCGGCGAAACTGATTCCACTCTTCAGAGACGAAAAGGAATCGAGCGGTTAG